Proteins from a genomic interval of Pseudodesulfovibrio nedwellii:
- a CDS encoding LL-diaminopimelate aminotransferase, with amino-acid sequence MSNFKLADRLSTLPPYLFAAIDKAKAEVAAKGMDIISLGIGDPDLPTPDFIIEALYEGAKKPVNHQYPSYVGMPAYRQAVADWYKQRFDVDLDAQTEVVSLIGSKEGIAHFPLAYINPGDLALVATPNYPVYGVATEFAGGIVEYLPLLEENDYLVDLEAISNDTWAKAKMIFVCYPNNPTAATATKEFYDRLIEKAREFNVIVISDAAYTEIYYDPNNRPISIMECEHAKEVCIEFHSLSKTYNMTGWRVGMAVGNSDLVAGLGKIKENVDSGIFQAVQEAGIAALRNGEPYAEKFRAIYKERRDVVSAALTKVGINHRVPDASFYLWCNVPDGNKSSEFVTNVLKQTGVVLTPGNGFGTPGEGYFRISLTVNNDLLEEAVSRISKL; translated from the coding sequence ATGTCTAATTTCAAATTGGCCGACCGCCTTTCAACGCTGCCCCCATATCTTTTCGCAGCCATCGACAAGGCTAAAGCAGAAGTGGCCGCCAAGGGCATGGATATCATCAGCTTGGGCATCGGTGATCCAGATCTCCCGACACCGGACTTCATCATCGAGGCTCTGTATGAAGGAGCTAAAAAGCCCGTTAACCACCAGTATCCTTCGTATGTAGGCATGCCTGCCTATCGTCAGGCCGTGGCAGACTGGTACAAGCAACGTTTCGATGTGGACCTTGATGCTCAGACCGAAGTGGTCAGCCTTATCGGCTCCAAAGAAGGCATCGCTCATTTCCCGCTGGCATATATTAACCCCGGAGACCTGGCTCTTGTGGCTACGCCCAATTATCCAGTCTATGGTGTCGCAACAGAATTTGCCGGTGGCATAGTGGAATATCTGCCGCTGCTGGAAGAAAACGACTATCTGGTTGATCTGGAAGCAATTAGCAACGACACTTGGGCGAAAGCCAAGATGATTTTCGTTTGCTATCCAAACAATCCGACAGCCGCAACGGCCACCAAAGAATTTTATGACCGACTGATTGAAAAAGCCCGTGAATTCAATGTAATCGTCATCTCTGACGCCGCCTACACTGAAATTTACTACGATCCGAACAATCGTCCTATTTCAATCATGGAATGCGAACATGCCAAAGAGGTATGCATCGAATTTCATTCCCTGTCCAAAACCTACAATATGACCGGCTGGCGTGTCGGCATGGCCGTAGGTAACAGTGATCTGGTCGCAGGCCTGGGCAAGATCAAAGAAAATGTGGATTCAGGCATTTTCCAAGCTGTTCAGGAAGCCGGTATCGCAGCGCTTCGCAATGGCGAACCCTACGCTGAAAAATTCCGCGCCATTTATAAGGAACGCAGAGACGTGGTAAGTGCCGCTTTAACCAAGGTGGGCATAAACCATCGCGTCCCCGACGCTTCCTTCTATTTGTGGTGCAATGTACCTGATGGAAATAAATCGTCGGAATTCGTGACGAACGTTCTGAAACAGACAGGCGTTGTACTCACACCCGGCAATGGTTTCGGAACACCGGGAGAAGGGTATTTCCGTATCTCCCTGACTGTGAATAACGATCTGCTTGAGGAGGCGGTATCCAGAATATCGAAACTGTAA
- a CDS encoding CBS domain-containing protein translates to MSKKQPKLSAPTVITGHANADFDALAAMVAASKLYPDAVLIFPGSQETNLRNFFIESTTYLFNFKAFKDIDPASVELLVVVDTRQRSRIPHVRPVLDNPNLRIHLYDHHPDSDEDLPAEKSVVKFWGATTSIIVDEIRERGLTLNMEEATLLGLGIYEDTGSFAFNTTTPHDFKAAGWLKQQGMDIEAVSDLLSRELSAAQVTYLGELLKNAKTYDIHGVDVIITEISTDRFVPDFALLVHKLMDMEKIKVVFALGRMADRIHVVSRSRNPDVNVGQICSSLGGGGHEAAASATVKDKTLAELRDDLFALFYSQINPQIVVDGLMSRPPVVIEGDKSMADAVELMTRYGLKDVPVVSANTMKCIGIMGHKTADKALSHHLGDIGLSEYMTRKFETVEVKTDLYRVMEIILSNRQRMLPVVDGEELVGVITRTDLMNMLIDEPARIPDSLLPERRRERNIAAQVKNRLPQKMLNLLKSAGDLGHKLGWEVYAVGGFVRDILLGRPNFDLDLVVEGDGIEFARKFASLSGGRVKAHSKFKTAVVILDDGQRVDVATARLEYYEYPAALPTVELSSIKMDLYRRDFTVNALALRINPGRFGQLVDFFGAERDIRNRTIRVLHSLSFVEDPTRILRAIRFERRFDFQIGGQTMRLIKNALNLELFSKLSGTRVMHELQWIMNEEDPLACFIRMQELGIMAAIHPLLKLTKDKVQILTELGKVHNWYKLLYLEPEITSWKLYILGMTMGIKREDIGQVTTRLHFTRKEEKDFKQLRDMIGDALMKLMGWREGKSKLSRLYSILHPIPVEGILFLMARSRKEHIRRNISQYLARLRYVKIDVDGKDLLNLGIEPGPIYTIILDRLMRAKIDGHVETREEQLEMAIKIFKEDLVQNGDSTEN, encoded by the coding sequence ATGAGTAAGAAACAACCGAAATTGTCCGCACCGACCGTTATTACGGGGCATGCCAATGCGGATTTTGATGCTCTGGCTGCCATGGTCGCTGCCAGCAAGCTTTACCCTGATGCTGTTCTCATTTTTCCGGGTAGCCAAGAAACAAACCTGCGGAATTTCTTCATTGAGAGCACTACTTATCTTTTTAATTTCAAAGCGTTCAAAGATATTGATCCTGCATCGGTAGAGCTACTTGTTGTTGTTGATACCCGTCAACGTTCACGCATTCCGCATGTTCGTCCGGTGTTGGATAATCCCAATTTACGCATCCATTTATATGATCACCATCCCGATAGTGATGAGGATTTGCCCGCTGAAAAAAGTGTGGTGAAGTTCTGGGGGGCAACCACTTCAATTATTGTTGATGAGATTCGGGAACGAGGATTGACGTTGAACATGGAAGAAGCCACCCTTCTCGGCCTTGGTATCTATGAAGATACAGGGTCCTTTGCTTTTAACACAACGACTCCACATGATTTTAAGGCTGCGGGGTGGCTCAAACAACAAGGCATGGACATTGAGGCCGTGTCTGACCTTTTGTCACGGGAATTATCTGCAGCACAGGTGACTTATCTCGGTGAATTGCTCAAGAATGCGAAGACCTATGACATTCATGGTGTGGATGTCATTATCACGGAAATTTCCACGGACCGTTTTGTCCCTGACTTTGCGTTGTTGGTTCACAAGCTCATGGATATGGAAAAGATCAAGGTTGTTTTTGCTCTGGGCAGGATGGCTGATCGAATTCATGTCGTTTCTCGCTCACGCAATCCAGATGTTAATGTCGGGCAGATTTGTTCGTCGCTTGGAGGCGGTGGTCATGAGGCCGCAGCTTCGGCTACGGTCAAGGATAAAACCCTGGCTGAGTTGCGTGATGATCTGTTTGCATTGTTTTATTCTCAAATTAATCCTCAGATCGTGGTGGATGGATTGATGTCCCGTCCGCCTGTGGTTATTGAGGGCGACAAGTCCATGGCGGACGCCGTGGAACTCATGACCCGCTACGGCCTCAAGGATGTGCCGGTCGTTTCTGCCAATACGATGAAATGCATTGGTATTATGGGACATAAGACGGCAGATAAGGCTCTCTCCCACCATCTTGGCGATATCGGACTCAGTGAGTATATGACCCGCAAGTTCGAAACTGTTGAGGTCAAGACGGATCTGTATCGTGTGATGGAGATTATCTTGAGTAATCGTCAGCGTATGCTGCCGGTTGTTGACGGAGAAGAACTTGTCGGCGTTATTACTCGCACCGATTTAATGAATATGCTCATAGATGAGCCTGCACGTATTCCAGACTCATTGTTGCCGGAGAGGCGCAGAGAACGGAATATTGCCGCCCAAGTGAAAAATCGTCTCCCACAGAAGATGCTCAATCTGTTGAAATCTGCTGGCGACCTTGGTCATAAATTGGGGTGGGAGGTTTACGCCGTTGGCGGTTTCGTTCGAGATATTCTTCTTGGAAGGCCAAATTTTGATCTTGATTTGGTCGTCGAAGGCGATGGGATTGAATTTGCGAGAAAATTTGCAAGTTTGTCAGGCGGTCGAGTCAAAGCACATTCCAAGTTTAAGACCGCTGTCGTTATCCTTGATGACGGTCAACGTGTTGATGTGGCGACAGCTCGTCTTGAATATTACGAATATCCCGCAGCCTTGCCCACGGTTGAACTGTCATCCATTAAAATGGATTTGTATCGGCGCGATTTTACAGTGAATGCCTTGGCGTTGCGGATTAACCCGGGACGGTTTGGGCAGCTCGTGGATTTTTTTGGGGCTGAACGGGATATCAGAAATCGAACCATTCGAGTTTTGCATTCATTGAGTTTTGTAGAAGATCCGACCCGTATTCTTCGTGCCATCCGTTTTGAACGTCGTTTTGATTTTCAAATCGGTGGTCAGACCATGCGTCTGATTAAAAATGCTTTGAATCTTGAGTTGTTCAGCAAACTTTCGGGCACTCGGGTCATGCATGAATTGCAATGGATCATGAACGAGGAAGACCCACTTGCTTGTTTTATAAGGATGCAGGAACTTGGGATTATGGCCGCAATTCATCCCTTACTCAAATTGACCAAGGATAAGGTCCAAATTTTGACTGAGCTGGGTAAGGTTCATAATTGGTATAAACTCTTGTATCTGGAGCCTGAGATTACGTCCTGGAAGCTCTATATCCTTGGCATGACGATGGGAATCAAGCGAGAAGATATAGGTCAAGTTACGACCCGTCTACATTTTACCCGCAAGGAAGAAAAAGATTTCAAGCAGTTGCGTGACATGATTGGTGATGCACTCATGAAGCTTATGGGGTGGCGTGAAGGAAAGTCCAAACTGAGTCGTTTGTACTCGATTCTGCATCCCATTCCCGTAGAGGGCATTTTGTTCCTTATGGCTCGGAGTCGAAAAGAACATATTCGTCGGAATATTTCACAATATCTTGCACGTTTACGGTATGTTAAAATTGATGTGGATGGTAAGGATTTGTTGAATTTGGGGATAGAACCGGGGCCGATATATACTATTATTCTTGATAGACTCATGCGGGCGAAGATTGATGGTCATGTGGAGACTCGAGAGGAGCAGTTGGAGATGGCAATAAAAATTTTCAAAGAAGATCTAGTCCAAAATGGAGATTCTACTGAAAACTAG
- a CDS encoding tetratricopeptide repeat protein — translation MVWQFFNRKKASTFDENVRAAREAGGGISLPVQDTRAAIEELSQVVKNDPEAVEIYLALGSLYRSQGEIERAIQIRNSLIVRPGLDRKFKARAWFELGRDFRRAGFLDRADKAFLEARSLGQDPTAIHQEMARLAAERGDFEKAADSYGQLNLPLPQAHYLVRLALDRFSEGNNSQAHRALRHAIRAYPGAVEAWLEQIVQAYKTGNATKVADILGQALEHVAPDLRFVLFEGLFLAANRAETAKQTSFGEENEWSRVCNDEKLVNAILPIIERQDPDVLLLYYGAMFLLRLEDLENAQSWLEKALMLQSDFWMARLELFELSRNDQTLTPFYKEQLSFFTGRARKVRRFFCRRCGLKRDQLFFNCPRCRSWHSIAFRTDISE, via the coding sequence ATGGTTTGGCAATTTTTCAATCGCAAGAAGGCATCGACCTTCGACGAGAATGTCAGGGCTGCCCGTGAAGCTGGGGGTGGGATTTCCCTGCCTGTTCAGGATACCCGTGCGGCCATTGAGGAACTCAGCCAGGTTGTTAAAAATGACCCGGAAGCAGTTGAAATTTATCTCGCGCTGGGTAGCTTATACCGTTCGCAGGGTGAGATCGAAAGAGCCATTCAAATTCGAAATAGTCTTATTGTCAGACCTGGCCTTGATCGTAAGTTCAAGGCCAGGGCCTGGTTTGAATTGGGTCGTGATTTTAGACGTGCCGGTTTTCTTGATCGTGCTGATAAAGCCTTTCTGGAAGCTCGTTCGCTTGGTCAAGATCCGACCGCTATTCATCAGGAGATGGCCCGTTTGGCAGCAGAACGGGGCGACTTTGAAAAAGCTGCCGATTCATACGGGCAACTGAATCTTCCTTTGCCCCAGGCTCATTATCTTGTTCGTCTTGCTTTAGATCGTTTTTCTGAAGGCAATAATTCTCAGGCGCATAGGGCATTACGGCATGCCATCCGTGCCTACCCTGGAGCTGTCGAGGCTTGGCTTGAGCAAATAGTTCAGGCGTACAAGACAGGTAATGCAACCAAGGTCGCTGATATTCTGGGGCAAGCTCTTGAGCATGTCGCGCCAGATTTGCGCTTTGTGCTGTTTGAAGGTCTTTTCCTTGCAGCCAACCGTGCCGAAACAGCAAAACAGACTTCCTTTGGTGAAGAAAATGAGTGGTCGCGTGTCTGTAACGATGAAAAATTGGTCAATGCGATATTGCCGATTATCGAGAGACAGGACCCTGATGTCCTTCTGCTCTATTATGGGGCCATGTTCCTGCTCCGTCTCGAGGATTTGGAGAATGCACAGTCTTGGTTGGAAAAGGCATTGATGCTCCAATCTGACTTTTGGATGGCTCGACTTGAACTTTTCGAATTGTCTCGTAACGACCAGACGTTAACGCCTTTCTATAAGGAACAACTTTCGTTCTTTACTGGCCGAGCTCGTAAAGTGCGTCGTTTTTTCTGCCGTCGTTGCGGTTTGAAGCGGGATCAATTGTTTTTTAACTGTCCCCGTTGCCGAAGCTGGCACTCCATTGCTTTTCGCACGGATATTTCCGAATAA
- a CDS encoding DUF1049 domain-containing protein: MRFIKVLFLLALFVFSILFFSQNIESLQQELTLILDVPYIATLHSIPLPFSVLILTAFVAGSSLTMIYFIVDKFRACSKLKECRTRMASLEQELNSLRNLPISEGQPYAESKENEEENV; the protein is encoded by the coding sequence ATGCGTTTTATCAAAGTCCTGTTTCTGTTGGCTCTTTTTGTTTTTTCCATCCTTTTCTTCAGCCAGAATATTGAATCGTTGCAGCAGGAGTTGACGCTGATTTTGGATGTCCCCTATATTGCTACGTTGCACTCCATTCCCCTGCCGTTCAGCGTTTTGATTCTGACTGCATTTGTCGCCGGTTCCTCGCTGACCATGATCTATTTCATCGTTGACAAATTCCGTGCCTGTTCCAAGCTCAAGGAATGTCGTACTCGTATGGCTAGCCTTGAACAGGAACTCAACTCTTTACGCAATCTGCCTATCAGTGAAGGTCAACCTTACGCTGAGTCCAAGGAAAACGAAGAAGAGAACGTATAA
- the mutS gene encoding DNA mismatch repair protein MutS: MLEQYLRFKEENPGCLLFFRMGDFYELFFEDAEIVAKAVQITLTSRNPNDENPIPMCGMPHHSVEPYLSQLLDKGYKIAICDQVENPKEAVGLVKRDVTRVLTPGTVVEDSNLKSKANNYLGALFWDETKDAGGIAWLDFSTGQWSGLHSRREVELWQWMIKINPSELLLPQGKKVPSQYNELSAQVTSVAPGAYFDLTASKNRVLEMQSVADFESLGLSGKNELTRACGALLTYLEQTQKGDFGHLGEFKPLNLSKHLLLDEITERNLEIFRRLDGKTGLGTLWHVLDRTMTPMGGRLLEARLRQPWRQLSPIDKNLDCVTFFFERDQLRSDVRHALDSVYDLERLSTRIFLGRANPKDFIALQKSLSMLPVLQSCLKEQELEAAPELRKIYRKWDGMDDLTALLESALVDSPPPVITDGGLFKKGYDAVLDEFIELNEHGEDKLRKLHEKELSANDIPKLKLGFNKVFGYFFEVSKAYKGQVPEHFIRRQTLVNSERYITPELKEMEDRILSASDERKSLEYKLFQDLRERLAKARDRFLFMADIVAALDYWQGLAEAARVNEWNRPLLHDGMEIEIKAGRHPVVEEAMGASNYIPGDLKMDKDRRILLITGPNMAGKSTVLRQVAILTIMAQIGSFVPAKSAQLGLADRVFSRVGASDNLAQGHSTFMVEMTETARILRQATKRSLVILDEIGRGTSTYDGLSLAWAVVEELSSRARGGIRTLFATHYHELTSLEGKIEGLRNLNIAVKEWKGDIVFLRRLVPGPADRSYGIEVARLAGVPRGVVERAREILAKLEEKSQDNQSKGAVERASQTLLPGFGAPPIEIPEELVEHPIITQLVDLDVDGMTPIQALMLLNQWKDMIKE, translated from the coding sequence ATGCTTGAGCAGTACCTTCGTTTCAAGGAGGAAAATCCAGGCTGCCTTCTTTTCTTTCGTATGGGCGACTTTTATGAGTTGTTCTTCGAAGATGCTGAGATTGTGGCCAAAGCTGTTCAAATTACCTTGACCAGTCGTAACCCAAACGACGAAAATCCTATCCCTATGTGCGGTATGCCCCATCATTCTGTGGAGCCTTATCTGAGTCAATTACTCGACAAGGGTTATAAGATCGCCATCTGTGATCAAGTGGAAAATCCCAAAGAAGCCGTAGGGTTGGTGAAACGGGATGTAACACGAGTCCTTACGCCGGGAACGGTTGTCGAGGATTCAAACCTCAAGTCCAAAGCAAACAATTATCTTGGTGCATTGTTTTGGGATGAGACCAAAGACGCGGGCGGTATTGCTTGGCTCGATTTTTCTACCGGCCAATGGTCTGGGCTGCATAGTCGCCGTGAGGTTGAGCTTTGGCAGTGGATGATAAAGATTAATCCCAGTGAGTTACTTCTCCCTCAAGGGAAAAAGGTGCCATCTCAATACAATGAATTGAGTGCACAGGTCACCAGTGTTGCACCGGGGGCTTATTTTGATCTGACAGCTTCAAAAAACAGAGTGCTAGAAATGCAGTCTGTTGCAGATTTCGAAAGTCTTGGGTTGAGTGGTAAAAACGAATTGACCCGTGCCTGTGGTGCACTTCTGACTTACCTTGAACAGACGCAGAAAGGCGATTTCGGGCACTTGGGTGAATTCAAGCCGTTGAATTTGAGTAAACATCTGCTTTTGGATGAAATTACCGAACGGAATCTCGAAATTTTCAGGCGTCTTGATGGGAAGACTGGACTTGGCACCCTGTGGCATGTGCTTGATCGGACCATGACTCCCATGGGGGGCCGGCTGCTTGAAGCCCGTTTGCGTCAGCCTTGGCGACAGCTTTCTCCCATTGATAAGAATCTCGATTGTGTCACGTTTTTCTTTGAACGCGATCAACTTCGCTCTGATGTCCGACACGCATTGGATTCAGTCTATGATTTGGAACGTCTTTCCACTCGCATTTTTTTAGGACGTGCAAATCCTAAAGATTTTATTGCATTACAAAAAAGTCTTTCAATGTTGCCCGTTCTTCAAAGTTGTCTGAAAGAACAGGAACTTGAAGCAGCCCCCGAATTGCGTAAAATTTATCGAAAATGGGATGGCATGGATGACCTGACCGCCCTGCTTGAATCAGCCCTTGTGGACAGTCCTCCACCGGTCATCACAGATGGCGGATTATTCAAGAAAGGGTATGATGCCGTTTTGGATGAGTTTATTGAGCTGAATGAACACGGTGAAGATAAACTGAGGAAATTGCACGAAAAAGAACTGTCTGCCAACGATATACCCAAGCTCAAGCTTGGATTCAACAAGGTCTTTGGTTATTTTTTCGAGGTCTCGAAGGCATATAAAGGGCAGGTGCCTGAACATTTTATTCGTCGTCAGACTTTGGTAAACAGTGAGCGGTATATTACTCCTGAACTTAAGGAGATGGAGGACCGTATCCTTTCGGCCTCCGATGAACGTAAAAGTCTTGAGTACAAGTTATTTCAGGATTTACGTGAGCGTCTTGCCAAGGCAAGGGATCGTTTTTTGTTTATGGCCGACATTGTGGCTGCCCTGGATTATTGGCAAGGGTTGGCAGAAGCTGCTCGTGTCAACGAATGGAACCGCCCTCTTCTTCATGATGGTATGGAAATCGAGATTAAGGCAGGACGCCACCCTGTAGTGGAAGAAGCCATGGGGGCTTCCAATTATATTCCCGGCGATTTGAAGATGGATAAAGATCGACGTATCCTGCTCATTACCGGTCCGAATATGGCAGGTAAATCCACGGTACTCAGGCAGGTGGCTATCCTGACCATTATGGCCCAGATTGGTTCCTTTGTTCCAGCCAAGTCCGCACAACTCGGGTTGGCGGATCGTGTTTTTTCTCGTGTGGGAGCTTCGGATAATCTGGCGCAAGGACATTCCACATTTATGGTGGAAATGACTGAAACTGCTCGTATTCTTCGACAAGCGACTAAACGAAGTCTGGTTATTTTGGATGAAATCGGACGTGGTACCAGTACTTATGATGGCCTTTCACTCGCTTGGGCCGTGGTCGAAGAGCTTTCTTCTCGTGCCAGAGGTGGAATTCGTACCTTGTTCGCCACTCATTACCATGAATTGACGAGTCTTGAAGGCAAGATTGAAGGGTTGCGTAATCTCAATATCGCGGTCAAGGAATGGAAAGGCGACATCGTCTTTTTACGTCGTCTTGTGCCTGGTCCTGCTGACAGAAGTTATGGTATCGAAGTGGCCCGACTGGCTGGAGTACCTCGTGGTGTCGTGGAACGAGCGCGAGAAATCCTTGCGAAGCTCGAAGAAAAGTCGCAGGATAATCAATCGAAAGGGGCTGTTGAGCGGGCATCGCAGACTTTATTGCCGGGATTTGGTGCTCCTCCTATTGAAATTCCGGAGGAATTGGTCGAACATCCGATCATCACTCAACTCGTGGATCTCGACGTGGACGGCATGACACCCATTCAGGCTTTGATGTTGCTTAATCAATGGAAGGACATGATCAAGGAATAG
- the xerD gene encoding site-specific tyrosine recombinase XerD, with amino-acid sequence MNRKKNDKSSKNVNHPWVDRYLEYVLIEKGLSENSVSGYAEDLHSLLAFLDDKSFLLKDLSDKTLFLYLTYLRAKGLKSRSLARHLSSLRGFFAYAVSEKWYKEDPGHLLENPKLPKKLPEFLTKEEISRLLALPDSSTKLGMRDKVMLELLYAAGLRVSELIEMKVLDFDPQVGMLRVFGKGAKERLIPIHYTAQDYLNHYLEFTRPSFKPVEDFMFLNRSGKGLTRQGVWKLIKKFATLAEIKRSISPHTFRHSFATHLLEGGADLRTVQLLLGHADISATEIYTHVESSRLKMLHQRYHPRSSM; translated from the coding sequence ATGAATCGAAAAAAAAATGATAAATCAAGCAAAAACGTCAACCATCCATGGGTTGATCGTTATTTAGAATATGTTTTGATCGAAAAGGGGCTGTCAGAGAACAGTGTGTCCGGTTACGCCGAGGATTTACATTCCTTGTTGGCCTTTCTGGATGACAAGTCCTTTTTATTAAAGGACCTTTCGGACAAAACATTGTTTCTTTATTTGACATATCTACGGGCCAAGGGGTTGAAAAGTCGTTCTTTGGCTCGTCATTTGTCATCGCTCCGTGGTTTTTTTGCGTATGCCGTCAGTGAAAAGTGGTACAAAGAAGATCCTGGACATCTTTTGGAGAACCCCAAACTTCCAAAAAAACTTCCAGAATTTTTGACCAAAGAGGAAATATCCCGCCTACTCGCTCTACCCGACTCCTCCACCAAGCTTGGAATGCGGGATAAAGTTATGCTTGAACTGCTGTATGCGGCGGGTTTGCGTGTTTCCGAACTTATTGAAATGAAAGTGTTGGATTTTGATCCTCAGGTGGGCATGCTTAGGGTCTTCGGAAAGGGAGCCAAGGAGCGTCTCATACCAATTCATTACACAGCACAAGACTATTTGAACCATTATCTTGAATTCACCCGCCCTTCTTTTAAGCCGGTTGAGGATTTCATGTTCCTTAATCGCTCAGGCAAGGGATTAACTCGTCAAGGTGTATGGAAATTGATCAAGAAATTTGCTACATTGGCAGAGATAAAGCGATCCATTTCTCCGCATACCTTCAGACATTCTTTTGCCACGCATCTTTTGGAAGGTGGCGCAGATTTGCGGACGGTACAATTGCTTTTGGGTCACGCTGATATCAGTGCTACGGAAATCTATACGCATGTGGAATCCAGCCGGTTGAAAATGCTGCATCAGCGATACCATCCCCGTTCTTCAATGTGA
- a CDS encoding HIT family protein, with amino-acid sequence MEVLWAPWRLNYILGPKPDECVFCIPEDSSEDEERCILARGKHCFVIMNKFPYNNGHLMVTPYRHVSNLTDLTLDESNDCMLWLRYCTTILEKAFNPQGINMGLNLGEAAGAGIAQHLHFQIVPRWNGDASFIAVFGETTVIPEHLNSTYSTLKPLFDEITV; translated from the coding sequence ATGGAAGTGTTATGGGCGCCTTGGCGTCTGAATTATATACTCGGCCCCAAACCGGACGAATGCGTTTTTTGTATTCCTGAAGATTCGTCCGAAGATGAAGAACGATGTATTTTGGCCAGAGGAAAACACTGCTTTGTTATTATGAACAAATTTCCATATAATAATGGTCATCTCATGGTAACACCGTATAGACATGTGAGTAATCTGACGGATTTGACGCTTGATGAATCCAATGATTGCATGCTTTGGCTAAGATATTGTACAACTATTTTAGAAAAAGCTTTTAATCCTCAAGGGATAAATATGGGACTTAATCTTGGGGAAGCGGCAGGTGCCGGAATTGCTCAGCATTTACATTTTCAGATTGTCCCGCGTTGGAATGGAGACGCTTCATTCATCGCCGTTTTTGGGGAGACAACAGTCATCCCGGAACACTTGAATTCAACTTACAGCACACTCAAGCCGCTGTTCGATGAAATAACTGTTTAA
- the lysA gene encoding diaminopimelate decarboxylase, translated as MHHFEYRDGILSAEEVSVTALAEEYGTPLYIYSAATLRRHFKAFDSAFNELDHLTCYSIKANSNLAVLKLLAAEGAGMDIVSGGELYRALKAGVTPEKIVYSGVGKRDSEIREALEAGILMFNVESVAELKRINTVASDMGMTAKVSFRINPDVDPQTHPYISTGMQENKFGLDIENSLAAYTLAAELENVEPVGMDCHIGSQLTKIDPFLEALDKLLDFNEKLKGLGINIKYLDLGGGLGIPYDKEEPPHPSEFGKALSAKLKGLPLKVIFEPGRVIAGNAGIMVTQVVYTKSNPTKNFLIVDAAMNDLIRPSLYGSYHRIGEVELKGRQHQRFDVVGPICESGDFLARDRELPTVDQGERLVVYSAGAYGFTMASNYNTRPRACELLVDGSNVTVARKRETYEDLIANEL; from the coding sequence ATGCATCATTTTGAATACCGAGACGGAATTTTATCCGCTGAAGAAGTCAGCGTCACCGCCCTTGCAGAAGAATATGGTACCCCACTGTACATTTATTCTGCTGCTACCCTTAGACGCCATTTCAAAGCTTTTGATTCTGCTTTTAATGAGCTGGATCATTTGACCTGTTATTCCATCAAAGCCAATTCAAATTTGGCGGTTCTTAAATTGCTGGCCGCTGAAGGCGCTGGCATGGACATTGTTTCCGGCGGTGAATTGTATCGCGCACTGAAAGCTGGCGTCACCCCTGAAAAGATTGTTTATTCCGGCGTAGGAAAACGTGATTCTGAGATTCGTGAAGCTCTTGAAGCGGGAATTCTGATGTTTAACGTAGAATCCGTCGCGGAACTTAAAAGAATCAATACGGTTGCCAGCGATATGGGAATGACGGCCAAGGTCAGCTTTCGGATTAATCCGGATGTCGATCCGCAGACTCATCCATATATTTCAACGGGTATGCAGGAAAATAAATTTGGATTGGATATCGAGAATTCGCTGGCTGCCTACACACTGGCTGCCGAGTTGGAGAATGTTGAACCCGTGGGCATGGATTGTCATATTGGTTCTCAGCTCACAAAAATCGATCCGTTTCTTGAAGCTTTAGATAAACTTTTGGATTTCAACGAAAAGCTGAAAGGACTTGGTATTAATATCAAGTACCTTGATCTTGGTGGTGGACTTGGGATTCCTTATGACAAGGAAGAACCGCCCCATCCTTCGGAATTTGGTAAAGCTTTGAGCGCAAAACTGAAAGGTTTGCCGTTGAAGGTCATTTTTGAACCTGGACGTGTCATTGCAGGCAATGCCGGTATCATGGTGACTCAGGTGGTTTATACCAAGTCCAACCCCACAAAGAATTTCTTGATTGTGGATGCTGCAATGAATGATTTGATTCGTCCGAGCTTATACGGTTCTTATCATCGTATTGGCGAAGTTGAACTTAAAGGCCGTCAACATCAACGTTTTGATGTCGTTGGTCCCATTTGTGAGTCCGGTGACTTCCTGGCCCGAGATCGTGAGCTGCCGACTGTGGATCAAGGAGAGCGTCTGGTGGTTTATTCTGCCGGAGCCTATGGATTTACCATGGCCTCAAATTATAATACCCGTCCTCGTGCCTGCGAGTTGCTGGTGGACGGCAGCAACGTGACAGTTGCCAGAAAACGGGAAACATACGAAGATCTTATCGCAAATGAACTTTAG